In one Meles meles chromosome 17, mMelMel3.1 paternal haplotype, whole genome shotgun sequence genomic region, the following are encoded:
- the BATF3 gene encoding basic leucine zipper transcriptional factor ATF-like 3, producing MSQVLPAAGSVLQRSAAALGNQPQPQSPDDDDRKVRRREKNRVAAQRSRKKQTQKADKLHEEYECLEQENAVLRREIGKLTDELKHLSEALKEHEKMCPLLLCPMNFVPVPRPDPVAGCLPR from the exons ATGTCGCAAGTGCTCCCGGCGGCCGGCAGCGTCCTGCAGAGGAGCGCCGCGGCGCTCGGGAACCAGCCACAGCCGCAG AGCCCAGACGATGATGACCGGAAGGTgcgaaggagagaaaaaaaccgAGTTGCTGCTCAGAGAAGTCGGAAGAAGCAGACCCAGAAGGCTGACAAACTCCACGAG GAGTACGAGTGCTTGGAGCAGGAGAACGCTGTGCTGCGGCGAGAGATCGGGAAGCTGACAGACGAGCTAAAGCACCTGAGCGAGGCACTGAAGGAGCACGAGAAGATGTGCCCGCTGCTGCTGTGCCCCATGAACTTTGTGCCGGTGCCCCGGCCGGACCCTGTGGCTGGCTGCCTGCCCCGATGA